The genomic interval ATGTAAAGTAACAGACAGCAAATAAATTTTCTACTAGAAAGTAATCATAGTTCTTGAGGTTGGCAAATGACCTGTCCAACGACTTTATTCTAGCTCTGTAAGGTACTTGAGCCACTACTTACAGGAATATTATGAGCGACTCAAGGTTTCTCTCCCTTGGCGAATTATGCATGATTATCAATTTCAAAAGTGTTAGAATTTGACACTACTTTAAATTGAGGTctcatattcaaattttaaaatatacgAGATGAGATTTATAGATAAGATTTAtcttcataataatttatttgatatatGGTTAATAGAATATTAAACtcacaaaaaaaattagaaagttaTCATATAttctattaaaatatattttaaaaaattaataaataaattggataaataaaaaaaatatgcaatGATATTTTAGTCTCATTTATATTGCTTAAAAGCTTTGCCgttgatgataaaataataatcctaatattatatataaaataagatcCCATGAATATCTATTTATTAGATAACAAAAAAATCCCGTAATGGAAAAATACCTTTCTCCTCATATGGTTATAATCTACAATTATAggataaatattttgattatctgATATATATGTTTCGCAAGATGGTGAGTCTATCAAAAACACCAATCTTGGAACGTAGATGAAGAAACTACTGACGAGAAAGAGGTTTAGTGAGCAAGTCTGTAAGTCGATCAGCATAGGTAACATGAGAGACTCAAAGTTGTTAACGTTGAACCTTGTCCCGAACAAAGTGGAAATCAATTTCAATGTGTCTCATGCGAGGGTGAAAGACAGGATTGACAGATAAGTATGTAGTACCATTATTCTCACAATACACTATCGATTGTTGAGAGGGCGAAATTGAGAGTTCACGCAAAAGAGATTACGCCCATCATAACTCAGCTATGGTGGAAGCCACAGCAAGGTATGGCTATCCTTTGTCGAGGAACATGCAACAGAACACTGCTTTTGCAAGCTCCACAAGATAGGATTGTTGCCGAGAAATAGAATATATGTACTGGTGAAAGTGCGATCATCTTTGTTGCCAGCCTAATCCACATCGGAGAATGCATGAAGTGTGAGTGGTGAATTACGATGGAGAAAGATACCATGACATAGAGTGCCCTTGAGATACTGAAGAACACGTTTGGCAGTACTCTAATGATTTATTGTTGGACAATGCATAAATTGTGACAGACAATTAACAACATAAGCAATGTTTGGATGTGTAAAGGACAAATATTGAAGACTGTCAACAACATGTCTATGCTCACTGGCATAGCTAAGGTGAGAACTATCATTCAAAGACAAGTTAGTGCTAGTAGATAGGGTTTACTAGCGAGGCAGCCCAATAATTCACCAACTGTCACCCCTATGGCCCAACGATAGCGTGTCTTGGAcctttttttacttatttcgatattaataaaatattttctttatgtgGTTCCAGTGATTGCATATATAACATTCGCCATGCCCTATGATTTCAATGTTACATTaccttaaattaatttgtagCTATTGTTGATATTTGTTCATATCTAAACGAGTTATTAGTTGGTTTGTGTGGGAACGTCCACTCAAGGGCCTCACAAATTATCGCATACTTAAGCGAAGGAGCGTAGTTCTTGACAGTTGATGTCACGGTCCTCGTATAAACGTGAATTTCACATCGTAGAGATAATGCTCTCAGCAAGTAGAGCCATAAAGTCTCATATCAAAGAGAAACTCCCAACAAGAAGTAAAGGAGAACGTCATGGTCCTAATTATTGGAAAAATAGTGATATTTCATAAAGCTTCACTCCCACATTGCCTAGGTACAAAAGATGTTAAGTGCTTTATATAAGTAAACCCATTATGAGCTTGTGGtaagcaagaaaagaaagtgagCAATAGAGCCAAGCCTTAAGAAAATGCGAATTTCCCCTTACGTGCAAGTATACACATGGGCTAAGCCCAAATGATATTTTGGACCTCggtaactttattttttacctTACCTTGACTCAGCCCTTTTACCATGGTAAAGAAAGAATTAGTCTTTGattgaatcaaattcaatcCTTTCACCAAATCTTTCAGAATATTTTGTAACGTTCCTTTTACTTGGtcttctaaaatattttataacgttatagaatattttatcttgattTTCTCTTGATTCTCTCAATCACTCCTCTCTATAAATACCAACTTCCACGTTCATTCTCTACACACCAATAGTTCTCACATCTCCTTTAAAgcttattttcatattttctctGTTTTCCTTACTTTTCTGCTAGGTTCTTTTACTAAAAAATACTTTCTACTATTCCTGTTATCCCTTACCAGTTTGTTCAAACTAATAGGAAGGGTCTGTTGAATCTTTGAGGATAATTGCTACAATCCATTTGTACTGAGTTTCATATTCTGAAAAGGcgaaaattatctttaaggATAGTGAAATCACACCTTAgacttctttctatttttacttgctttattattttttatttgtttatcatATTTTACAACAATCTTAAAGATAATTTGGgataagttttattttattattacttcCTTTCAATGttgtcaattttatttttccaatgaTTTTTATGTCAATTCAAAGCCAGACGATTTCAATATGCTACTACAATGGTATGCAGGCAACTTTGCTCGTTGtacttttttctttacaaTGATGGTTCCTATATTTGCCATAACTTGCTATTATGTTAATATTTACTATTCTTTTGGAAGTTAAGTTGTCAGGTGGCTTGCTTCTAAGTGTAAGAGACAGtattttgatttcttgatGCGATTCCTAACTCCTACTATATATATCTATTGGAATATGTCTTATGTGCGAAGGTGTGTATTTATGTTGCATTTTGTCATGTGATGAGAATTACTTGTCAAGTGGTTGGTGGTATTGTGCTAAATCAATTAAAGCAATGATGGAAAATATGCTATAACATAGCTATATGATGTCGTTATTGTTGTCTTGAGAACCTTGTTACAAGTTCTTTTAATCTGGAGCTTATTTCTTAAGGTGTTTTTAAGGCATTTTTCCTTGTTTAAGGGTAGACTGCACAAAACTATAAGGTCTTAACCTATGTCAAACATAAGCATTATTATTAGTTGTCCTCACCCCTTGGTGCTCTTTAAAAATAACctttaataaaatgaaagtTTTACTATCAATATGCTTGTTATGCTTTTACCTGattatttcttattaattatgaagttaaactacatatatattttcagtTGGAGAATATACTATTTCACTCTTATGTTAAAgaaagtttaatttctttttctacctaTATAATACGTTTCTATGAAAAATCTACACTTATAGCATGTCAAGCCTATTTCatccatcattttcttttaatggtATATCTAAGGGTAAGTGATTTATATATGACTTCTTTGCTTACCAACTGATTAATAGGAAATGAAGTAGTAGTCTAATTTGCTAAACTATATTTTTCTGTTAGTAAGATTCTCGCCATATAGACTCAATACTTGCTATCATTTTGTGGCTTTCACACCTAAGAAGGATATGCATGATGTTGAGGAATTATAATGTTTGACTATGTAGATTAGAATTAAGTATTGTATGCGATAAAATTAATGGGAAACATGCTTTATTGACAATGCATGAGCAATTTGGATGAAGTATGTTGCTAGACTCATTGATTATGAATTGAATATAAAGTTGTAAATACTTATAACGTcaagaaatataaaatgttcACTATGTTGTCTAGATTGCTAGAAAATAATGTTTATTGATCTTATATGATGAGATGAATTGCTAGTCATAAgttgaatatatataatgttgtgAGTTTTGTAATATGTTTTGGCTTGAGTAAAATGTGTTGTGTGATAAAGATTTGCTAGAAAGATATGCATCGTTAATTATGCATAATCGTAGTGGATTAAATTGTATGGCTGATGAATCTTAAAGGCATCCTAGGTAAAGTTGGGTGACATGGTATGACTACTTGTTTAGatatattaaatgaaaattggTGAATACATCCACCTAGTGAATTgtaattcaataattttagTGGGCTCCAAGAGACTATGATAATCAAGTGATGAATTGATAAATTATCGTGTTCTTGATATTTGCcaaaatgaatgattttgtgactcattgtaattattagcTTATAAGTGAATGATATGCTTATTTCTTATACATGCATTGATTTTGtcagtaaaataaaaaaaatatttttaaatttgatatgaAAGATTTGGGAGAAGCCAATGTTATTTTGGGTGTTAAAATCATAAGAAGTGATAATGGCTTAATGCTAACGCAAGAGCATTATGTTGAGAGGCTACTTAAAAAGTTTGAACATTTTGATGTCACACTTGTGAGTACTCCTTATGATAATAATATccaattaaaggaaaaaaaaaggtgataGTATGGCACAGTCTGAATATGTTCAAATTATTGAGAGTCTGATACATTTGATAAATTATACTCAACCTGATATAGCTTATGTTGTGTATAGACTAAGCAAATATACACAAAGTCACAATCAAGATCATTGGATTGCCTTGAGCAAAGTAATGAAATACTTGAGAGGTACAATAaactatggtattttatataatggaTTTTTCGCTGTATTAAAAGGGTACAGTGATGCTAATTGGATTTCAGATTCAGATGAGACAAAATCCAAAAGTGGTTACATATTCACCTTTGGTGGAGGTGTTATAACTTGAAAATCAAccaaacaaataataattgcTAGATTTACAATAAAGTCAGAATTTGTAGCTTTAGAGTTGAATAGCAATAAGGCAAAGTAATGAAGAAACATCTTAGCTAATATTCTATTGGAAATGAAACTAACACCTTCTGTGTCTATATATTGTGATTGTCAATCGACAATAGCCAttgcaaaaataaaactttcaatGATAATAATAGACACATTTGTTTGAGACGTGATGTACTAAAACAGCTACTTAGAGATGGAATTATGTCTATTAATTATGTCAAGTCGGAGATGAATTTGGCCTGTCCTCTAACTAAACCCCTGGGAagaaaattgattaatgataCGTAGCGGGGAATGAGATTTAAGCCAATTGAGAAATATCAACAATAAAGGTAACCCAACCTATGTGCGTAGCGATCCCATGAATTAAGTTCATATAGATAATAACaagttagttgttgataaattaatgcactataaaaattattgtcCATCCTATGATGTGTAAATAGTGCAAAACTGCAATGTAAGAGAGGTTGAGTTAAATTCTTAATGAATTTCATATCCCTTATGAGTAGTGTATTAAACTGCAGTATACACTTGATGAAATCACTTATATAAGTGTGAAGTGGGCCTGTTCCTATGAAAATTGTGACAAATTCTCTAGAGCACTTATAAATAACTAGGCACGAGCATGGCCTATTCACACAAAACCACGTTGAATAGAAGAAATTGTGAGATGAAAATCATATCTCACATAAAGAATTTTTAGTTCATAGAAGTTATAAACTTCACCAAAATTCTGtgatttatatttcattcttTCTATGGCTAATTCATAACTTAAAAAGCACCAGTCATGATGCATTacattcaaataaaatttaacccAAGAGAAACTTCCTATCGTGAAaccttataaaaatatattggcTATGTACTAGAGTGATACTGGGCATATAAGGATTCACACCACAATACCTCGCAGGGATTAATATGGATCATGATAGTAAATGAGAGTAGTAACAATATTGGCACCACTCATGTGAATACGATAAGGAAGATCAATGATGTATTTTTactgagaaagaaaaatactcgTGGGAGAGCGAGTAACCTCAATGCCTAAAAAATACTGAAAAGTGCCAAGATCCCAGATGGAAAATTGATCTCCAAGATGTTTAATGAATTGAGATTGGAATAGATGATGGGATGGTTTGATTTGCTTAGGAATTTGATTCAACCATTGACAAAGATGAGATAtacgagaaaaaaaaaatgatacaaGAAAAGGGCACTTAGGTCAGAAGCTCTGATACTATGTAGAGAATAGAATTCCACACgttttattaataattcaaaccaatatatatatatatatatatacatagtACATTAGAATtgaatttcttaattttagagaagaaagataatataaatcaaataaataaattagggATTATAATCTACAATTATAggataaatattttgattatccAATAATAGGCACTCTTAGGTCCGTTTGGATACTTTGTTGtttgttttatgttttattttatagaaaataaataaaaaaggaccactaaaaaagaacaaaaagcaaaaaggtaaatagtaaaaaataaatagaaaaaatatagACCCAATGAAACCTTATTTATTAACAATCTCTTGTGtatggcttttcaaaaaaaaaaaaacaatctcgtgtatgaaaataaattttgtaattgGCAGATTGTAAGATTTGCAAAATTTCAATACCGTTTCAGTTTCATGTTCACACTGTACGTACACACGTTGAGCTCTATAATTAATTCACATGTAACAAACATATAAACAAAACCAAACTACATAATATGGTACAAAAGAAATAGGATCACTCCCCTTTATTTATGAATGATAACCAATCACtccaattatatatatatattacaaaatcaaatatatgTCACTAATGTAACACGACAAAGATATCTGAAaatttgaacaaaagaaaattaaaaaccgGTAGCTCCCAATCCATAATCTCAGAGCAGAATAGACGTCTCCCTCATGAAATCACCAGTGAGTGAAGGGTGGCATGTCACGGTCTTGAAACTTTTAAATTCACTGCAACAAGAGAGCAATTAAAGACGCCAATATGGAAGAACATACCAAAACACCGGTAACCGGCAAAGAAATCCCTGCTCCAGTGTCCATTGCCGGAGAAGGAGCGATATCCTGTGCCATGATTCCGGATACATAAAACAGTGCCACAACAAACATTGCCAGCAGAATGTGAGCTGCGGAGGTTCCAAACCACGCCATTTTTTAACACTAAATTGAATCACAAAATTaagcgagagagagagagagaggcgTGGGAAATTGCGGTAAGAATTGCTTGGTTTTTGTATGAATTGTGCAAAGTACTAAGCTTAGAATTTATAGGTCTCTTGGTGGTATGTGAAATTTCCTTCAAATTTCGGATGCACACAATGTGAAAGCTTACACTAACAATTTCCTTTCCATGCCTTTTAAATTACGGCTTGTGCAGACCCACAAGCGTTTTATTTGACTCATTAATTTATagatatttttcaatttttgtagCCTTTTGTTGCAGTTTTTTGTAGCATTTTAAACTTGATGGAGGGACTAAGCAATGGGAGGAACACAAGCTTCCGGTGTGCCTCCGGGTACTCTATTTTATGCTTGTTTTCTTACTGGTGATAATTCCCTTTTGGCCAGCTAAATTTGTCGTGGGGTAATAAAATTTGCTGAGCTTTCAATTTGATACGTGGGACACAACAGAAGGTTTTTGGACCCCAATCTTTTGTTTTACtgttcttctctctctctattttttcTGCATTGATGGGAAATATATGAACCCAAAATCATAgaatttattaaaaagaaatttcattcAATCTGTAAGAAAATGTTATATTCAAAATACTTATAATTGAAAAGTCTAAAATTTATATCGTCTAATTTTCgaatttaaaatgataacATATTTCACACAATTAATATAATACGTATGAATGGTGTCCAGGATTGTCAAACTTGTCTTTTTGTTTAACTTGAATAATTTCAATGATATATAGAAGTATGTTACACCCATATTAATAGTTCTAATATTTAAACTATTAATTAGAAAAGTTGACTTCTCTAAGTTCCCTTAGTTAAAATGTCTGATGCCCTGCACGCCATCAATCTCTTCCACTTGAGGAACATGGTATGTCCTTTTCATTGCGCTGgtgtcttttttattattataatcaGCGGCATCCAATGATAATAATGATTAACAATTGTTGGAAAGTAATAAGGTGAGATGTCTTTGCTTTAATTGGcttaattatgaaattagGTGTGTGTGTACCCCAAATAAAGGTAAGCTGCCATTGTTGAAGAGCAACGGGTAGGGAAAATGTTGGGGAAAACTAGCCGTTGGAGTTCCATCTGCTTTACTTTGAAGTTAGAAAAGCTGTCACTTTTTTTGTGGACCAAGTGTTGTCTTGGACTGTTCATTGTTCCTTGCTCTGAAAAATCTCATAAAAGAACAGCCCCACATAAAATTCTTTGAAGCGGAACCGATCAAGCAAGTTCTGTTCCACAATGAAATGAATGACCTGAACTATTCAAAGGAAACTTGGCATCCAGGCATTAGCTTTCAAAGATATCATTGGTGCAAATTAACTCTGTATCTCTGTATAGAAACAGCAgtagaaaataagaaattttaaggcGACAGGAACTCGAAACTTGAAACTTGGAAGGCCTGCGGATGAAGTAGGAACAATCTGCTGCAACAAGGATGACATGCAATTAATTATAGAGGAAAATCTTAGTTACATTGAGAGGGatagaaactgaaaatctCAATCAGTTTATCAAGTCTTAATTTTGATGGTTATATTAATTAAGGCACTAACCCTGAACAAAAATCGGGTGTTCTAAGGAAATACAGCTAGCCTAGGGCCACAGATTATGAAATTATCTTGGAGACTAAGCATTGGGAAGGGACAGCTCGAAAACAAGAGTTACTGGAGCTAGTTAGGCCTCAAATAGACATGCCAGCTATCTCGGCAGGTTCAAAGCTGTCCATTTTTGTTCCCATTCAAAATTCAGTTATAACATTACCGCCTAGCTTCCGCTCCTTTTGGTTGTTAGCTTATTGTTCTTCATTCTATTTCAGGAAACAGGAGAGCTGATATGTGCCGTCATATGGATGATTCCTTTAATTTGGGCTCttgaataaaatgtaaaactatttattccaaaataataaaacttcaaatattaaaatatgaaagtatatttaaaaaaaattcttaatcaTTATGATATGtgtatttaattgattagagaCATTATGTGCATTAtgaatacaaataaattattatattcgATAGAtatattaaaacattaattatgCAGAATACTATATTTAAGTACcaaaattagtaaatttatAACGGTATAACATGGTCCCTATTCGTATAAAAGAGGGATCTATTTACACTTGGTGGATTCATATTGCCTTTAcattttaatggaaaatgcaaaatttaaGGGGCAAGATGTTGTAGCTTTTGACAAAATTGTGCACCGCAAAATCATCATTGCAAATTATTCCAAGTTTTGCATGCCATTCTGTCCTCAAACCATGCAAAACCGAACATGTAGCACCATCTTTTAagctgcaaaaaaaaaaaccatttctTCCTAAAAATAACCCAGGATTTCACCTTTAAAACCCCTTCAACACCCTCATTCCCCTTCAGACCTgcgagaaaaagaaaaaaataactcCAACAAGAATCACAAAAGCTATTATCTTCATCACCAAAGGCAGGTCTCTCTGAGCTTATTCTTTTTCCCCATGGACATGAAGAAGATCTCCTGCGCTGTCATTGTCGCTGCCGCCTCCATGAGCGCAGTCTTAGCCTCCACTGATAACGCCCCAGCCGCTGCCCCTGGCCCGGCCGCCAGCGCCGCATCCTCAGCCCTGCCTGTCCTTGGTTCCTTGGTTGGGGCCTCGCTTGTATCTTTCTTCGCTTACTGCCTGCAGTAACCCAATAAATCTATGAAAAGCATACAAgtgttgaagaagaaaatggaggATTATAATAATGTACACTAATTAGTAGCTCAATTTGATTACTTGGGTTCAATTGGTTGAAGATTCTCTCTTCACTTCATTTGTTGACAAATTGAATTCCTTGCGCATCTTTGCAATAAAAGATTCTCTGTACGTTATCTATTTCTGAAAATTGAGCATATTATACTTCAATTATGTTACGCAAtgtcttaaaaaataatgtcaGGTGAGGCTATTAGAGGTGCTCCATTACATCTTCCTATGGTTCAACATAAACATCACAGGCTAAATTTACAGGGAACTGCAATGGATGGCACTCAATGTTTCGTAGATTGAGAGATGAGAAACATAAATTTCTGCAACATAGAGTCACAGACAGTAAATAaggaatgaattttatgttggtTGGCAGAAAAATAGTAGAAGGAAAATCATTTCATGCATAGTTGCCGTAGACTTATCTGGAATTTGATTGGCAGCTTTGAATTTATGAAAACCTGATGAAATTTATGTGAGctggaaagaaattcaaaaccATGATCTTGTCACTGCATATTGGATGCATTGGTACTTCTGAGTTGATTAATAGTTACTCGATTAGATTTGAGGGCTTGGTTCGATTgacaatatatcaaaattattatttctaGATTTCGATTTTGATTTCGTGTAAATTAAGGTAGAAAAATTCGGATACAAATAACAAGTTTGCTATTTAGAGTGAAAGTACAAtctctaaaattttttaaaataattatctaattttttcttcaatattttttttaaaataaatatctaattttttcctcaataaaaatcagtttccagggttaaaaaataatcttGATTAAACAAACGGAACTGAGCTCCTCCTTTTTGCTGGAAAAAgatcaaaaaatcaaaaaataactTCTTGAAACCTAAATATTGGcgttttttcaaatttgtttttaatttttcagaaCTTGCTTATTGAGACTTTGGAGAAGCTTTTAAAGTCTTCaaaatcctttttcttttcttctaattCTGTGTCAAATGGCTTTGAATCGAAACACAATATTAATAGTACTAGATGAGAGAATTCCATCAAATTTAAtctctttgattttattttgaaattattttaatttaattagagatAAATCATGACTCACCGATGCATCTTGATTTGTCAAACTATAagcttttgaattttgattggtTAAATTCGtgttttatgtttaaattatcttaatttatttagtgATAAATTGGATGACTCATAGGTGAATTTTAATAGGTCTAAATATGATCTTTTGagatttaattggttaaatttGGGTGTTTTATctataaattatcttaatttatgtACAAATAAACTATATAACTTGTAGGTGaatataattcaaaatatgAGTTTTTGAGATATAATTAGTCAAACCATGTGTATTTATCTTaaattaaccaaaaaattaattattttgcaaTTAGTTATATGACTAACTTTAATATGTTGTTAACTCCACATGACCATACATGATTGATCGTTGAAAAATTCTTCAATTTACTAATTTCAAAAGACACGTAACATCTTTTAATTGGAtatactttttcttcttctacaaTGCTCTCACAAGACTTATTCACGCATGATTTTGCTTGTAAGGAGTGGACAActcttgaaattaaatttgtttttggcATCAAATTTGCTTGCATTTTTTTATTCGATGAGCACAATTGCATATACACTAAACACGTTATTAATATGCTTAAAATGATTGATGCTACCATCTTGGTGTACTTTTGTCTCGTCCAATCTTCACTTGTTCATTGATCAACCATGCAATAAAGATCAATGGACACCACTTGTAATTGGAATTCCGTTGACCAATCATGCAATACACACCAACTGTAACTAGATGTGTTGCACCTCTCATCTAACTTAAAAGTGCTCAAGgaatttttcttccaattgaTAATTCACTCCTTCATCGATTAGAGGTAGTACTTTTCctctacaaaataaattaattttaccaATTTTTTACACATCAAAATATCAAACACTTCGGGTTAGCACGATGTGAtccaaaaatccaaaattttatGGTTATGCTCAACAcataagttgaaaaaccatACTTATATCAATACCAGATTTGATGATGTAGTTTTTTCCTCAAACTCAATTTTCTCATCCTATAATTTTGTCATTCAAAACGAAGGTTGCTAATCAAGATATGATTATTGAAGGAATTGGAATGGGGTGGGGGGGGAATGACAAAAGACAAGTTGAGAGTAATAATGGAAAGGTCTGTGGGATTGTTCAATCTTCCTACGTTGGAGTGGTACTACTGTCTTTTTTTGTAACCCGACTCTGTTTGTCTATTGGAGCTTGTTGTATCTGGTTTCTTTCGTTGCCTGGATGTGGGGTGCTGGATCTTGACCAAATGCCGTTGGACTATGAGAGGGAGTGCCTTGCATGGGTTCCTATTTGCTGgatctttttttgtttaattttgtctttttttgcATGGATCTTTCATTACCTCTTTGCTGGTTCCTTGCATGGGTGGCGTTGGGCAGTGTGTCACAGGCTGTATATGGAAGGCCCTGTGGATATTGGGACTTGTTGGTTTAAGTTACTGCTAGTGTAGAGACAGGGGTCACTGGTGGTTGGGAATTAGTGGTTTTTGGTCTTTGGTGGTTGGCAATTGCTAGTTTTTGGTCTCTGCATAGGGGCGGTTGTCTACtttctttgtcttcttctCATTCG from Theobroma cacao cultivar B97-61/B2 chromosome 5, Criollo_cocoa_genome_V2, whole genome shotgun sequence carries:
- the LOC108662055 gene encoding arabinogalactan peptide 23; translation: MDMKKISCAVIVAAASMSAVLASTDNAPAAAPGPAASAASSALPVLGSLVGASLVSFFAYCLQ